A single region of the Labrus bergylta chromosome 10, fLabBer1.1, whole genome shotgun sequence genome encodes:
- the c1d gene encoding nuclear nucleic acid-binding protein C1D, which yields MTEDGRTEDYPHEIDEQLTGFDSSGSSVKTMLEKLMSMPRNELMQKLDPLDQAKLDLMSAYTLNSLFWMYLVTQGINPRDHGIKQELERIRTYMNRVKEITDKKKSARLDKGAAARFVRNALYEPDEKDSRKKGASKKAAHTTSDSPQTKRPKQS from the exons ATGACGGAGGACGGTAGGACAGAGGACTACCCTCACGAAATAGACGAGCAGCTCACAGGCTTTGACTCTTCTGGTTCGTCTGTTAAAACCATGTTGGAGAAGCTGATGTCCATGCCCAGAAACGAGCTCATGCAAAAG CTGGACCCTTTGGATCAAGCCAAGCTGGATCTTATGTCCGCCTACACCCTGAATTCATTATTCTGGA tgtACTTGGTAACACAGGGAATAAATCCAAGAGATCATGGAATTAAACAGGAGTTG gAGCGGATAAGGACTTACATGAACAGAGTGAAAGAGATCACCGATAAGAAGAAATCCGCTCGTCTTGATAAGGGAGCTGCTGCACGCTTTGTCAGGAACGCTCTCTATGAACCAGACGAAAAAGActcaagaaaaaaaggagcatcCAAGAAAGCAGCACACACAACATCTGACAGCCCACAGACAAAGCGTCCAAAGCAGAGCTGA
- the LOC109987814 gene encoding uncharacterized protein: MDNCDLEKLSVSKGKLQPAFTAEVTDYNVTVESDVNKVTLDLSTSDCGASYNILCGDGSRTITLSDGTNRVQIEVVAEDGTTKKYCVEINRLSAKIADLSHMALEGDIILHPAFCRKIYEYNSIVPFHCNAVSMLAKVPDRNIKLTVNGEDNSQPVPLNFGDTVVEVLVSSADGSNSQVYTVFVTRELIPTAVTFSDEKEQLDYECPVSLTAFYRPVSIKNSDPKHIFSRPYIEMLARRSKVDPLNSCPLGEGWKVVELDVDKKMSAALVKCFFAYRGCDNLMKLSELGSHFLDCPHKPTGELDAKDVTETNWYKKHFESSSCLEIETQHNLELRNWEERLQMTAGEDNVDKLCALAQDHVNFYHKNLPKPGDMLQYEDGQSPLHSLEQAAFHYASAIRLSSKDARLHFLLGVVLEEQHRAKAMYGLQRKVVSGKADTDRDELSDAKSTACQDDILAVCKLHGFLGTPTVQNQLQALDKEYQQLREQGQSSKADYVQTLYIWLSKKTGKDSSAAVKDEESCVHQALMKYLDAWSMSPESWEFNLHVGRLLLLQGTSREALQHLQSGLAMRPLHPALRFFTGLALLQQEQKASEDTEKEAAVFLQQGLEHFVSQRCSKSWVEPDPSDPLSSLSTQFLRGLLILGHLQQRRVLSDKAMSAEQVYHIVAVLAAQSVSQCVCRGEASWQLEWVLLDAHFALLQRLIQQGEGQARADIRRQSQVAKRSQALTALIRLTSIAPCQELLDMQERACQLSVVTTPRDIHALCLLGLAQLAQYDNNPKSDWSKETLTDACLSFQASIELEEKTQSGEPPAQLSKQKWWQDRLEAENQKAAKQSITQPAGVKGPSDPRGANSGAKRGRGGPGPGRFAAAGTKAPVPTPPALTRGGKAARRPAKAPVARGRAGAVAKPDRSPKPSTNCIKPHIPSRKSKQDCSSSAVERAEEPAVAHTECGSGAVNRRSHISRLGLARALSRSADNQDRPLQLYHEVISMAPGVHDAYIELVQLLEPSDPQAAVEVYCRFPLKPVAEQSFDDAFITGEIAHMLMSLEQFEHPQLGPSLVAYGKVMGLSCIEKYIEILDEKGNTKLLKSVYAKIHDRQEDDQELQDFFRFKCWI; the protein is encoded by the exons ATGGACAACTGTGATTTGGAGAAGCTCTCTGTCTCCAAAGGTAAActccaaccagcattcacagcagAGGTCACAGACTACAATGTTACAGTAGAGAGCGATGTCAACAAAGTGACTCTGGACCTGTCAACAAGTGACTGTGGGGCTTCATACAATATT CTCTGTGGTGACGGTTCCAGGACCATTACACTGAGTGATGGGACAAACAGAGTACAGATCGAGGTGGTGgctgaagatgggaccacaaaGAAATACTGTGTGGAAATCAACCGGCTGTCTGCGAAGATTGCAGACCTCAGTCATATGGCCTTGGAAGGAGATATTATACTGCATCCTGCCTTTTGTAGAAAAATCTATGAATACAATA GTATTGTCCCCTTTCACTGtaatgcagtgagcatgcttgCGAAGGTGCCCGACAGAAATATTAAACTTACAGTGAATGGGGAAGACAACTCACAGCCAGTGCCGTTGAATTTTGGAGACACAGTGGTGGAGGTCTTAGTTTCttcagcagatggcagtaattCACAG GTGTACACAGTGTTTGTGACTCGAGAGCTAATTCCCACAGCAGTGACCTTCAGTGATGAGAAAGAGCAGCTGGACTATGAATGTCCAGTATCTCTGACTGCTTTTTATAGACCTGTATCCAttaagaacag TGACCCAAAGCACATCTTTTCAAGGCCTTATATCGAGATGTTGGCACGAAGATCAAAAGTTGACCCGCTCAACAGTTGTCCTCTGGGAGAAGGCTGGAAGGTTGTTGAGCTGGACGTCGATAAGAAGATGTCAGCTGCTCTGGTCAAGTGTTTCTTTGCTTACAGAG GATGTGACAATCTGATGAAACTGTCCGAGCTGGGGTCACACTTCCTGGACTGTCCTCACAAGCCCACAGGGGAGCTGGATGCTAAG gatGTCACAGAGACAAACTGGTATAAGAAGCACTTTGAATCATCTAGTTGTCTGGAGATAGAGACTCAACACAATTTGGAG CTGCGTAACTGGGAGGAAAGACTTCAAATGACAGCCGGGGAAGACAATGTGGACAAACTGTGTGCCCTAGCCCAAGATCACGTGAATTTCTACCACAAGAACCTTCCAAAACCAG GGGACATGTTGCAGTACGAGGATGGCCAGTCTCCTCTGCATAGTCTGGAGCAGGCGGCTTTCCACTACGCGTCAGCCATCAGACTCAGCTCCAAAGATGCCAGACTCCACTTCCTGCTTGGTGTCGTTCTGGAGGAGCAGCACCGTGCTAAAGCCATGTATGGCCTCCAGAGGAAGGTTGTGTCAGGAAAG GCTGACACAGACCGGGATGAATTAAGTGACGCCAAATCCACAGCTTGTCAGGATGACATTCTGGCGGTCTGCAAGCTCCATGGTTTCCTGGGCACACCGACAGTCCAGAACCAGCTGCAGGCTTTGGATAAAGAGTACCAGCAGCTCAGAGAACAGGGGCAGTCCAGCAAAGCAGACTACGTTCAGACTCTCTACATCTGGCTCTCAAAGAAAACTGGAAAG GATAGCAGTGCAGCAGTGAAAGATGAAGAGAGCTGTGTCCACCAGGCCTTGATGAAGTACCTGGACGCCTGGTCTATGAGTCCTGAAAGCTGGGAGTTTAATCTGCACGTggggaggctgctgctgctgcaggggaCGAGCAGGGAGGCCCTACAGCACCTGCAAAGTGGCCTAGCAATGCGGCCCCTTCATCCCGCACTCAG ATTCTTCACAGGGTTGGCTCTGCTGCAGCAGGAACAGAAAGCCTCTGAGGACACCGAGAAGGAGGCCGCTGTGTTCTTACAACAGGGACTGGAACACTTTGTCAGCCAGCGATGCAGCAAGAG CTGGGTGGAGCCGGATCCTTCAGACCCTCTATCTAGCCTCAGCACACAGTTCCTGCGAGGTCTTCTCATTTTGGGTCATCTGCAGCAGAGAAGAGTGTTGTCTGACAAGGCCATGAGTGCAGAACAAGTCTATCACAT TGTAGCAGTCCTCGCTGCCCAGagtgtgagtcagtgtgtgtgtcgtgGCGAGGCTAGCTGGCAGCTGGAGTGGGTGCTCCTGGATGCTCACTTTGCCCTACTGCAAAGGCTGATCCAGCAGGGCGAGGGCCAGGCCAGAGCTGACATCCGGAGGCAATCCCAGGTGGCAAAGAGAAGCCAGGCCCTCACTGCTCTCATACGTCTCACCTCTATCGCCCCCTGTCAGGAGCTGCTGGACATGCAGGAGAGG GCATGCCAGCTATCAGTAGTGACAACACCGCGGGACATCCACGCCCTGTGTCTTTTGGGTCTGGCACAGCTGGCTCAATATGACAACAATCCAAAGTCAGACTGGTCCAAAGAAACGCTGACTGATGCCTGCCTCAGCTTCCAGGCCAGCATAGAGCTGGAAGAGaagactcagagcggagagccACCTGCACAGCTGAGCA AACAAAAGTGGTGGCAGGACCGCCTGGAAGCTGAAAACCAGAAAGCTGCCAAGCAATCAATCACTCAACCAGCAGGAGTTAAGGGACCTTCTGACCCCAGGGGGGCAAACAGTGGTGCAAAGCGGGGCAGAGGAGGGCCGGGTCCAGGGCGGTTTGCAGCAGCTGGTACCAAAGCTCCTGTTCCAACACCACCTGCCCTGACCAGAGGAGGGAAAGCTGCCCGGCGTCCAGCTAAAGCCCCTGTAGCAAG GGGGAGAGCTGGAGCAGTAGCCAAGCCTGATAGATCACCTAAACCATCCACCAACTGTATTAAACCCCATATCCCCTCCAGAAAATCTAAACAGGACTGTTCCTCAAGTGCTGTGGAGAGAGCAGAGG AGCCTGCTGTGGCACATACAGAGTGCGGGTCTGGTGCAGTGAACCGCAGGTCTCATATCTCAAGGTTGGGTCTGGCCCGCGCCCTCTCCCGCTCTGCAGACAACCAGGATCGACCATTACAGCTCTACCACGAGGTCATCTCCATGGCACCAGGG GTCCACGATGCTTACATTGAGCTCGTTCAGCTGCTGGAGCCATCAGACCCTCAGGCTGCAGTGGAGGTGTACTGCAGATTCCCTCTGAAGCCGGTGGCTGAGCAAAGCTTCGATGATGCTTTCATCACAGGAGAGATCGCCCACATGCTGATGTCACTGGAACAGTTTGAGCATCCGCAGCTCGGACCAAGCCTTGTAGCATACGGCAAAGTCATGGGCCTAA gCTGCATAGAAAAGTACATTGAAATCTTGGATGAAAAGGGCAACACAAAGCTTCTGAAGAGTGTGTACGCAAAGATCCACGACCGCCAAGAAGATGATCAGGAGCTGCAGGACTTCTTCAGGTTCAAATGCTGGATATGA
- the dnaaf10 gene encoding dynein axonemal assembly factor 10: protein MSSPLAKPQIIAHVQKGLNYTVFDSKWIPCSSKFVCLGNFPRGTGVMQIYEVQQGEARLVKEVEKPKPIKCGTFGATSLQQRHIATGDFDGNLNIWNLEMPDVPVYSVKAHKEIVNGIDGVGGLGIGDGAPEIVTGSRDGTVKVWDPRQKDSPVANMEPVEGETKRDCWTVAFGHAFNDQDRCVCAGYDNGDIKLFDLRNMSLRWETNIKNGVCAVEFDRKDINMNKLVATSLEGKFHVFDMRTQHPTKGFASVSEKAHKSTIWQVKHLPQNREIFMTAGGAGNLHLWKYEYPAQRSKKDSDDMDVGVAGSVNLLQNVTLSTQPIASLDWSPDKQGLCVCSGFDQSVRVLIVTKLNAV from the exons ATGTCATCGCCACTAGCAAAGCCTCAGATTATTGCGCATGTTCAGAAAGGTTTAAATTACACGGTGTTTGATAGTAAATGGATTCCTTGCAGCTCAAAGTTTGTCTGTCTCGGGAACTTTCCGAGAGGAACCGGAGTAATGCAAATATACGAGGTGCAACAAGGGGAAGCTCGACTTGTCAAGGAG GTAGAGAAACCTAAACCCATAAAGTGTGGGACATTTGGGGCCACCTCTCTTCAACAAAGACACATAGCAACCGGGGACTTTGATGGAAATCTCAATATATG GAATCTGGAGATGCCGGATGTTCCAGTGTACTCCGTAAAGGCGCACAAAGAGATTGTGAATGGTATTGATGGTGTTGGTGGCCTGGGGATTGGTGATGGTGCACCGGAGATAGTCACTGGAAGCAGAGATG GGACAGTAAAAGTGTGGGATCCCAGACAGAAGGATTCACCTGTAGCCAACATGGAGCCAGTGGAAGGAGAAACCAAGAGGGACTGCTGGACTGTTGCATTTG GTCACGCCTTCAATGATCAGGACCGCTGTGTGTGTGCCGGTTATGACAATGGGGACATCAAACTCTTCGACTTAAGGAATATGTCTCTACGGTGGGAAACTAACATTAAAAATGGG GTATGTGCTGTGGAGTTTGACAGGAAAGACATCAACATGAACAAACTTGTGGCCACCTCACTGGAGGGAAAATTCCACGTCTTTGACATGAGAACCCAGCACCCCACCAAGGGCTTTGCCTCCGTTTCCGAAAAG gcTCATAAGTCGACCATTTGGCAGGTGAAGCATTTGCCTCAAAACAGAGAAATCTTTATGACTGCAGGGGGAGCAGGCAACCTGCATCTATGGAAATA TGAGTATCCTGCTCAGAGAAGCAAGAAGGACTCCGATGACATGGATGTTGGTGTAGCTGGCTCCGTCAACCTCCTGCAGAATGTCACTCTGTCCACTCAGCCAATCGCCAGCCTGGACTGGAGCCCCGACAAGcaaggcctgtgtgtgtgttcaggcttCGACCAGTCTGTCCGAGTGCTCATTGTCACCAAACTCAATGCGGTGTGA
- the pno1 gene encoding RNA-binding protein PNO1 — MDSGTDVTPDAGAAIESKHDADSFTKVKSKKTQKRKREKDAADMDTEEPVASKRPQFPPISSDKLKGPDEMRKIAVPANRYTPLKENWLKIFTPIVENLQLQVRFNLKTRNVEIKTCKETQDIGSLTKATDFVRAFILGFQVEDALALIRLDELFLESFDVTDVKPLKGDHLSRAIGRIAGKGGKTKFTIENVTKTRIVLADTKVHILGSFQNIKMARTAICNLILGSPPSKVYGNIRVVASRTAERF, encoded by the exons ATGGACAGTGGTACAGATGTCACCCCAGACGCGGGTGCTGCCATTGAGAGTAAACACGACGCAGATAGTTTCACAAAGGTGAAGTCTAAGAAGACTCAGAAACGAAAACGTGAGAAAGATGCGGCGGACATGGACACAGAAGAGCCCGTGGCGAGCAAGAGACCACAGTTTCCACCGATTTCAAGCGACAAATTAAAG ggACCAGATGAAATGCGCAAAATCGCGGTCCCAGCTAACAGATACACGCCACTGAAGGAAAACTGGCTGAAGATTTTTACCCCTATAGTAGAGAACCTACAGCTTCAAGTTAGATTCAACCTGAAAACTAGAAATGTTGAAATCAAA ACTTGCAAAGAAACACAGGACATTGGCTCCCTCACTAAAGCAACCGATTTTGTTAGAGCATTTATTCTGGGCTTCCAGGTTGAA gaTGCCTTAGCTCTAATCAGATTAGATGAACTTTTCCTCGAGAGCTTCGACGTCACAGACG TGAAACCTCTGAAGGGAGACCACTTATCCAGAGCCATCGGAAGAATAGCAGGCAAGGGAGGAAAAACCAAATTCACCATTGAAAACGTCACAAAGACTCGCATTGTGCTCGCAGACAC GAAAGTTCACATTTTAGGGTCTTTTCAGAATATCAAGATGGCCCGGACAGCAATATGTAACTTAATCTTAG GAAGTCCACCTTCAAAAGTCTACGGCAACATCAGGGTTGTGGCAAGCCGGACAGCAGAGAGATTCTGA
- the ppp3r1a gene encoding calcineurin subunit B type 1, translated as MGNEASFPLEMCSHFDADEIKRLGKRFKKLDLDNSGSLSVEEFMSLPELQQNPLVQRVIDIFDTDGNGEVDFKEFIEGVSQFSVKGDKEQKLRFAFRIYDMDKDGYISNGELFQVLKMMVGNNLKDTQLQQIVDKTIINADKDGDGRISFEEFCAVVGGLDIHKKMVVDV; from the exons TCGATGCTGATGAGATTAAGAGGCTAGGGAAGAGGTTTAAGAAACTCGACCTAGATAACTCCGGCTCTCTCAGCGTGGAGGAGTTCATGTCGCTGCCGGAGCTTCAACAGAACCCGCTGGTGCAGAGGGTCATCGACATATTTGATACAGACGGGAACGGGGAAGTAGACTTTAAAG AGTTCATCGAGGGAGTCTCACAGTTCAGCGTCAAGGGTGACAAGGAACAGAAGCTTCGAT TCGCTTTCAGGATCTATGACATGGACAAAGATGGCTACATCTCCAACGGCGAGCTCTTCCAGGTGCTGAAGATGATGGTAGGCAACAACCTGAAGGACACGCAGCTCCAGCAGATCGTGGACAAGACCATAATCAATGCAGACAAGGACGGAGACGGCAGGATATCGTTCGAAGAGTTCTGTGCA gTGGTCGGAGGTCTCGATATACACAAAAAGATGGTGGTGGATGTGTGA